One Prosthecobacter sp. DNA window includes the following coding sequences:
- a CDS encoding restriction endonuclease subunit S, which translates to MTMAKNGSDDWQTAKLGDVIELFDTQRVPLNSGERQQRQGIYPYYGAQGIIDHIDGYIFDGRYILVAEDGENLNSKKLPLALFADGKFWVNNHAHILRGKPGVADDTFLLACLNNADIKPYVTGAAQPKLSQGNLRQIEIPLPPLPAQRRIAGILSAYDELIENSQRRIRLLEDMARALYREWFVHFRFPGHESVPRVPSALGDIPQGWEVKKLGDIVELNYGKALKKEDRREGEFPVFGSSGQVGSHDTSLVKGPGIIVGRKGNVGSVFWCDGDFFVIDTAYFVTSALPLRFLFYVLPTLNFINSDAAVPGLSRNQAYTLEVAVPPAALLTKFCELAETLEKQASTLQRQIQILRRTRDLLLPRLLSGEMNIEIN; encoded by the coding sequence ATGACGATGGCGAAAAATGGCAGCGATGATTGGCAGACTGCGAAGCTCGGCGATGTAATCGAGCTGTTCGATACTCAGCGCGTGCCCCTCAACAGCGGAGAGCGGCAGCAGCGGCAAGGCATCTACCCGTATTACGGTGCGCAAGGAATCATCGACCATATTGACGGCTACATCTTCGACGGACGCTACATCCTTGTCGCCGAGGATGGGGAGAACCTGAACAGCAAGAAGCTTCCGCTCGCACTGTTCGCAGACGGAAAGTTTTGGGTAAACAACCATGCCCACATTCTGCGTGGGAAACCCGGCGTTGCGGATGACACATTCCTCCTCGCTTGCCTGAACAACGCGGATATCAAACCATACGTCACGGGCGCAGCACAGCCAAAGCTCTCACAAGGAAACTTGCGGCAGATTGAAATTCCACTTCCTCCGCTCCCCGCCCAACGCCGCATCGCGGGCATCCTGTCGGCCTACGACGAGCTGATCGAGAACAGCCAGCGGCGCATCCGGCTGCTGGAGGACATGGCCCGCGCCCTCTACCGCGAGTGGTTCGTCCACTTCCGCTTCCCCGGCCACGAATCCGTCCCCCGCGTCCCCTCCGCCCTCGGCGACATCCCGCAGGGCTGGGAGGTTAAGAAGCTCGGCGACATCGTCGAACTCAACTACGGTAAGGCATTGAAGAAGGAAGACCGCCGGGAAGGTGAGTTTCCAGTATTCGGTTCCAGCGGGCAAGTGGGCTCACACGACACCAGTCTGGTGAAGGGCCCGGGAATCATTGTCGGACGAAAGGGCAACGTCGGAAGCGTCTTCTGGTGTGATGGAGACTTCTTCGTGATCGACACGGCTTACTTCGTCACCTCTGCGCTGCCGCTGCGGTTCCTATTTTACGTCCTGCCAACGCTCAACTTCATCAACAGTGATGCCGCTGTTCCCGGCCTTAGCCGCAACCAAGCCTACACTTTGGAAGTGGCAGTTCCGCCCGCTGCGCTACTCACGAAGTTCTGTGAGCTTGCCGAAACGTTAGAAAAACAGGCTTCCACCCTCCAACGCCAAATCCAAATCCTCCGCCGCACCCGCGACCTGCTGCTGCCGCGTCTGCTGTCGGGTGAGATGAATATAGAAATCAACTGA